A window from Hymenobacter volaticus encodes these proteins:
- a CDS encoding MerR family transcriptional regulator, with protein sequence MPKSLSCRQLAKLAGVSVRTLHYYDRLGLLKPAVRTEARYRLYGEQEQLRLQQILFFRELDFSLSEIQSLLEEPNFNLLAALQQHKQALQARHQRLATLLVTLDNTITHVKGDNIMLTNEELYAGFPKEQAETYRREASEKYGPEVVAEAENKVRQLSKEDFASLKAEQENINQTLLGMMHLAPTTEEVQQQISRHFANIQAFWGPSVGAGGKLAEAYKGLAQLYLDDPRYTTYNEQSSPGYADFLSKAMIYFAATKL encoded by the coding sequence ATGCCCAAAAGCCTTTCCTGCCGACAGCTAGCCAAACTGGCGGGTGTAAGTGTGCGCACACTGCACTACTACGACCGGTTGGGGCTGCTCAAGCCCGCTGTGCGTACCGAGGCCCGGTACCGGCTCTACGGCGAGCAAGAACAGCTTCGCTTGCAGCAAATCCTGTTTTTCAGAGAGTTGGATTTTTCGCTCAGTGAAATTCAAAGTCTGCTGGAAGAGCCGAACTTCAACTTGCTGGCGGCTTTACAGCAGCACAAGCAGGCGCTGCAGGCGCGGCACCAACGGCTTGCCACTCTGCTGGTGACGCTCGACAACACTATTACTCACGTAAAAGGAGACAACATCATGTTAACCAACGAAGAACTTTACGCCGGCTTCCCCAAAGAGCAAGCCGAAACCTACCGCCGCGAAGCCAGCGAAAAATACGGCCCTGAGGTGGTAGCAGAAGCAGAAAACAAGGTGCGGCAGCTTAGCAAAGAAGACTTTGCATCCCTGAAAGCCGAGCAAGAAAACATCAACCAAACCTTGCTTGGCATGATGCACCTAGCCCCAACCACCGAAGAGGTGCAACAGCAGATAAGTCGCCACTTCGCCAACATCCAGGCGTTCTGGGGGCCGTCGGTAGGAGCAGGAGGAAAGCTAGCCGAAGCCTACAAAGGCCTAGCCCAGCTCTACCTCGACGACCCACGCTACACCACCTACAACGAGCAAAGCAGTCCTGGTTATGCCGACTTTTTAAGCAAGGCCATGATTTATTTCGCAGCTACCAAGCTCTAA
- a CDS encoding OmpA family protein: protein MMGIKREETVLEVVSSCIRAEHLNQLSVLVGQNSAATGQALAQLLPPIVSTLADRAAQPDGVDFVWDVIRQAQADQVLAQLDAMDVASWHGRGVLLLRNLLDDTYQTTIYRLATKAGLSLESYAPLLEAGVAVVLGALGKYTAEHNLRPDELGDWLQSEAKRTNSVVSPPNPDAEVFRPTALRQTTPTPTFAARAGQWQEVGGGSIFIPQPAAPEAKASKRHRWVWPLLLLLGSALGYGIFRWTSTPAPQVATGPSVPAAYTGATTQPRAAAPPTDATVPVSEVPAGQPLVITLFNGTTLKVSSNSTEYQLYNFLADPTQQVDPLNAAAGWISVDKVSFNPGQATLTANSWEQLRNLATILRTFPRAQLLFGGYTDKQKNLRLSEARAQSAMRALVAQGISSRRLQAIGSDEAAPASSNSTPEGQTLDRQLRIKVTTKLGPLLETPGAPLLAAAPVAKPADSPGAKVALPQDTVSQLTDEPVVATEIAPGEGPVEPVIEQAEADSRYQVTARMAYLFAAPNQAKATKRYLRKGEILYGGVERNGLVKIKFWNPNGALATGWLKLKELQKLSDDEAVTPTQSNSEPDSAEDTPSGSNDSASTETVP from the coding sequence ATGATGGGCATAAAGCGGGAAGAAACGGTACTTGAAGTAGTAAGCAGTTGCATACGCGCCGAGCACCTCAACCAGCTAAGCGTGCTAGTCGGCCAAAACTCTGCAGCAACGGGGCAGGCGCTAGCGCAACTGTTGCCGCCAATAGTGAGTACGCTCGCCGATCGGGCAGCCCAGCCAGATGGTGTAGATTTCGTTTGGGACGTAATCCGGCAAGCGCAAGCCGATCAAGTGCTAGCACAACTCGATGCTATGGACGTAGCCAGTTGGCACGGGCGCGGAGTGCTGTTGCTCCGAAACTTGCTTGACGATACCTATCAAACAACTATCTATCGGTTGGCCACCAAGGCGGGCCTTTCTTTAGAGTCGTATGCGCCGTTGCTGGAAGCCGGGGTGGCAGTCGTGCTGGGTGCCTTAGGGAAGTACACCGCCGAGCATAATTTGAGACCTGATGAGCTAGGCGACTGGTTGCAAAGCGAAGCGAAGCGTACCAACTCAGTTGTTTCGCCGCCCAACCCTGATGCGGAAGTGTTCCGGCCAACTGCTCTACGCCAGACCACGCCAACGCCTACGTTTGCAGCGCGGGCCGGCCAGTGGCAGGAGGTGGGTGGGGGCAGCATTTTTATACCGCAACCAGCTGCGCCAGAAGCAAAAGCAAGCAAGCGACATCGTTGGGTGTGGCCTTTGCTACTGCTGCTGGGCTCAGCGCTCGGGTATGGCATTTTCCGCTGGACCTCTACTCCCGCGCCACAAGTTGCAACGGGGCCTTCGGTGCCCGCCGCCTATACCGGAGCCACAACCCAGCCCCGTGCTGCGGCGCCGCCTACCGACGCTACCGTGCCGGTCTCTGAAGTGCCTGCTGGCCAGCCGCTGGTGATTACGCTTTTCAATGGCACGACTCTAAAGGTTAGCTCCAATTCCACCGAATATCAGCTATACAACTTCCTGGCCGACCCCACGCAGCAAGTAGATCCATTGAACGCCGCCGCCGGCTGGATCAGCGTGGACAAGGTGTCTTTCAACCCTGGGCAGGCCACTTTAACTGCCAACTCTTGGGAGCAGCTGCGCAATCTGGCAACCATCCTGCGTACATTTCCGCGGGCCCAGCTCTTGTTTGGAGGTTATACCGACAAGCAAAAAAACCTGCGTTTAAGTGAAGCCCGGGCTCAGTCGGCAATGCGGGCCTTGGTTGCGCAAGGAATTTCGTCGCGCCGACTTCAGGCCATCGGCTCCGACGAGGCAGCGCCGGCATCTTCCAACAGCACTCCAGAAGGCCAAACGCTTGATCGGCAACTGCGCATCAAAGTCACCACCAAATTGGGGCCATTGTTGGAAACTCCTGGCGCACCGCTGTTGGCCGCAGCTCCGGTTGCAAAGCCAGCAGATAGTCCGGGCGCGAAAGTGGCGTTGCCGCAAGACACCGTCAGCCAACTAACCGATGAGCCGGTTGTAGCAACGGAAATAGCTCCTGGCGAAGGGCCTGTTGAGCCGGTTATTGAGCAGGCGGAAGCTGATAGTCGCTACCAAGTAACCGCGCGAATGGCGTACCTTTTTGCTGCGCCCAACCAAGCAAAGGCCACGAAAAGGTATCTGCGTAAAGGCGAGATATTATATGGCGGAGTTGAGCGCAACGGCCTCGTTAAGATTAAGTTCTGGAACCCTAACGGCGCTCTTGCCACTGGCTGGCTGAAGCTGAAAGAGCTGCAAAAGCTTTCGGACGATGAAGCCGTAACCCCCACTCAATCGAACTCAGAGCCAGATAGTGCGG
- a CDS encoding DUF1624 domain-containing protein: MLQSVAPPQVSVPGQAVSSRVQAVDVVRGLVMVIMALDHIREFWCSTLVRPEDVTQASALLFFTRWITHFCAPTFVFLSGVSIWLYQQKQPKRPAVSRFLLTRGLWLIFLELVVINFVLQWGYNLLLLQVIWVIGWGMVVLAALIWLPRWILGVLAFVIVAGHNLLPVIQPVTAANVGWALLRNTPFVLPVAPLPPFLVAYSFGPWLGVMLAGYVVGPWFQLPLSQRAPLLCRAGITLLVVFVALRATNWYGELAPWSVQPRGMLYTVLSFLNITKYPPSLLFLCLTLGAALLLLSVAETATSRPSQWLRTFGQVPFFYYLLHLLLISVSAWVWTRIAFGRPVNFAFLEVKNWPAGYQPSLLRAYAVWVGVVLLLYFPCRWYQRFKQQHSYWWLSYL; the protein is encoded by the coding sequence ATGCTACAGTCCGTTGCACCTCCTCAGGTTTCTGTTCCCGGCCAAGCGGTTTCGTCGCGCGTCCAAGCTGTGGATGTGGTGCGCGGATTGGTTATGGTAATCATGGCACTCGACCATATCCGGGAGTTCTGGTGCTCAACCCTCGTGCGCCCCGAGGACGTGACACAGGCTTCCGCGCTGCTATTTTTCACCCGTTGGATCACGCATTTCTGCGCGCCAACGTTCGTTTTTTTGTCGGGAGTCAGTATTTGGCTTTATCAGCAAAAGCAGCCCAAGCGGCCGGCGGTGAGTCGGTTTCTGCTTACGCGGGGGTTATGGCTGATATTCTTGGAGTTGGTGGTTATCAACTTCGTTTTGCAATGGGGCTACAACCTATTGTTGCTGCAAGTTATTTGGGTGATAGGGTGGGGCATGGTGGTCTTGGCGGCACTTATCTGGTTGCCGCGCTGGATATTGGGCGTACTCGCCTTCGTGATAGTGGCGGGACATAATCTGCTGCCCGTTATCCAACCCGTAACCGCGGCTAATGTAGGGTGGGCACTACTCCGCAACACGCCCTTTGTGCTGCCAGTCGCGCCGCTGCCGCCTTTTCTGGTAGCGTACTCCTTTGGTCCGTGGCTAGGCGTCATGCTGGCAGGCTATGTGGTTGGGCCGTGGTTTCAGTTGCCACTTTCGCAGCGGGCGCCCCTGTTGTGCCGCGCTGGAATAACCTTGTTGGTGGTGTTTGTTGCACTGCGCGCGACCAATTGGTACGGCGAGTTGGCGCCTTGGAGTGTGCAGCCGCGCGGTATGCTTTACACTGTCCTGTCCTTTCTGAACATCACCAAGTATCCACCGTCGTTGTTGTTTCTGTGCCTCACGCTTGGGGCGGCGTTGCTCTTGCTAAGTGTTGCCGAAACCGCCACGAGCCGGCCGAGCCAGTGGCTGCGAACTTTCGGGCAGGTGCCATTTTTCTATTACCTGCTGCACCTGCTTTTAATTAGCGTATCTGCCTGGGTCTGGACACGGATAGCTTTTGGGCGGCCCGTAAATTTCGCGTTTCTCGAGGTTAAAAACTGGCCTGCTGGGTATCAGCCAAGCTTGTTACGAGCCTACGCGGTTTGGGTCGGCGTGGTCTTGCTGCTGTATTTCCCTTGCCGGTGGTATCAGCGTTTCAAGCAGCAACATTCCTACTGGTGGTTGTCGTACTTGTAG
- a CDS encoding class I SAM-dependent methyltransferase produces MSQDNSISFPQDAFRRVDETPDAEFYRQPRFVTHIDDAAIAAVTQLYREYFQADSTLLDLMSSWVSHLPAEVPYNRVVGLGMNERELRANPRLADYVVQDLNQQPLLSFADNTFDGAAICVSIDYLTQPVTVLRELARVMRPNAPLVVTFSNRCFPSKAVAAWHALDDRGHLALVQQYLQAAGHRHAIELLDRSPAPRRSDPLFAVVARVDKQTLIRPE; encoded by the coding sequence ATGAGCCAAGACAACAGTATCTCGTTCCCACAAGACGCATTCCGACGCGTCGACGAAACGCCCGACGCCGAATTTTACCGACAGCCGCGCTTTGTTACGCACATCGACGACGCGGCTATTGCCGCCGTAACGCAGCTTTACCGGGAGTATTTTCAGGCCGACAGCACCTTGCTCGACCTGATGAGCAGCTGGGTTAGCCATCTGCCGGCCGAAGTGCCTTACAACCGAGTGGTGGGCTTGGGCATGAACGAGCGGGAACTGCGCGCCAATCCGCGTCTGGCCGACTACGTGGTGCAGGACCTCAACCAGCAGCCCCTGCTGTCCTTTGCCGACAATACCTTCGACGGAGCGGCCATTTGCGTTTCTATTGACTACCTAACGCAACCCGTGACAGTACTGCGCGAACTGGCCCGGGTTATGCGCCCCAATGCGCCCCTGGTTGTCACCTTCTCGAATCGCTGCTTCCCGAGCAAAGCGGTAGCCGCCTGGCATGCCCTCGACGACCGGGGACATTTGGCGCTGGTGCAGCAATACTTACAAGCCGCGGGCCACAGGCACGCCATTGAGCTACTGGACCGCAGCCCCGCCCCCCGTCGCTCCGACCCATTATTTGCGGTAGTCGCGCGAGTTGACAAGCAGACTCTAATCCGACCGGAGTAA
- a CDS encoding BLUF domain-containing protein, with protein sequence MHHIVYQSTAVGHPTTADLKWLLQQSRTNNAALGITGLLLYSNGNFLQVLEGEEQAVQLIYAKIEVDQRHIHVLKLSDGPIERRIFGDWSMGFQPLKSDDFVRLTGYINPYRSNFLDAHLPEIDESMLVLLKSFVLNDGTHP encoded by the coding sequence ATGCATCACATTGTTTATCAAAGTACGGCCGTAGGACATCCTACTACGGCCGATTTGAAGTGGTTGCTACAGCAGTCACGTACAAACAACGCCGCCCTCGGTATCACAGGGTTGTTGCTTTATAGCAATGGCAACTTCCTGCAAGTATTGGAAGGTGAAGAGCAGGCCGTTCAGCTTATCTACGCCAAAATAGAGGTCGACCAGCGCCATATACACGTTCTCAAACTATCGGACGGACCCATTGAGAGGCGCATTTTTGGCGATTGGTCGATGGGTTTTCAACCGCTGAAGAGCGATGATTTTGTGCGTCTTACCGGATACATCAACCCGTACCGATCCAACTTTCTGGATGCTCATTTGCCGGAAATCGATGAAAGCATGCTTGTGTTGCTGAAGTCTTTTGTGCTCAACGACGGCACTCATCCTTAG